Proteins encoded in a region of the Ancylobacter sp. SL191 genome:
- a CDS encoding glycosyltransferase yields the protein MTTLRMTTPRVMIAVTHLLGVGHLARMAAVGRALSGAGWAITLVSGGRPAATVNTQGCTLVQLPPVHCVGTDFATLYAAPGVLADAAHFAARREALLAAFDAAAPDVLITELYPLGRRSLASEFDALLAHAQSQTPRPVILASIRDVLNPPSRPQRAEQALAKLGAFYDGVLFHGATGVVPLSASWPSTPALERRLIETGYVHDGARGTEAAGTDGTDEILVSGGGSAAGLPLARLTVEAARLMPERRWRLLIGAGVSPEAFDALATLAPPNMVVERARPDFPALLARAALSISQAGYNTVLDLAAANARAILVPFAEGAEKEQTLRAGELDRRGLARVLALETLTTPALTEAARDLLAAPRPDWSAIGRDGAARTATVLNDLLAHRDRVEAAWQRLDGVLAQARAAGRILDFWWRDDDAVAPTPALDALLARAARWQVPLSLAVIPARATPALAARLREERRVTALVHGLAHENHAPPDQKKAEFGAHRLAEVMAVEARSASERIEAMFGAQARPVFVPPWNRIAPALVPMLADEGYAALSTFKRRTTREAAPGLVALNTHWDPIDWKGGGGLADEVGLIDLMAGLITEELASPPGTLEPIGLLTHHLVHDGWIDRFIDTMIGRLLDSGVARFVALGDQLETGRR from the coding sequence ATGACGACACTCCGCATGACGACGCCCCGCGTGATGATCGCCGTGACGCACCTGCTCGGCGTCGGCCATCTCGCCCGCATGGCGGCGGTGGGACGCGCGCTTAGCGGCGCGGGCTGGGCGATAACGCTGGTCTCGGGCGGACGCCCCGCCGCGACCGTCAACACGCAAGGCTGCACCCTCGTCCAACTTCCCCCGGTTCATTGCGTCGGCACGGATTTCGCCACCCTCTATGCCGCGCCCGGAGTGCTGGCGGATGCGGCCCACTTCGCCGCGCGGCGCGAGGCGCTGCTGGCCGCCTTCGATGCGGCGGCGCCCGATGTGCTGATCACCGAGCTCTACCCGCTCGGCCGCCGCTCGCTGGCGTCCGAGTTCGACGCCCTGCTCGCCCATGCCCAGAGCCAGACGCCGCGCCCGGTCATTCTCGCCTCGATCCGCGACGTGCTGAACCCGCCCTCGCGGCCGCAGCGGGCTGAACAGGCGCTCGCCAAGCTCGGGGCCTTCTATGACGGCGTGCTGTTTCACGGCGCCACCGGCGTCGTGCCGCTCAGCGCCTCCTGGCCCAGCACGCCGGCGCTGGAACGGCGGCTGATCGAGACCGGCTATGTGCATGACGGCGCGCGGGGGACAGAGGCCGCGGGCACGGACGGCACGGACGAGATCCTCGTCTCCGGCGGCGGCTCGGCGGCCGGCCTGCCGCTCGCCCGTCTGACGGTGGAGGCGGCCCGCCTGATGCCGGAGCGGCGCTGGCGCCTGCTCATCGGCGCCGGCGTCTCGCCGGAAGCCTTCGATGCGCTCGCCACCCTTGCCCCGCCGAATATGGTGGTGGAGCGGGCGCGGCCGGATTTCCCGGCCCTGCTCGCCCGCGCGGCACTGTCCATCAGCCAGGCCGGCTACAACACGGTGCTGGACCTCGCCGCCGCCAATGCCCGCGCCATTCTCGTGCCCTTCGCAGAGGGGGCCGAGAAGGAGCAGACCCTGCGCGCCGGCGAACTCGACCGGCGCGGCCTTGCCCGCGTGCTGGCGCTGGAGACGCTGACGACGCCGGCATTGACCGAGGCCGCCCGCGATCTCCTCGCTGCCCCCCGGCCCGACTGGTCCGCCATCGGCCGCGACGGCGCCGCCCGCACCGCGACCGTCCTGAACGACCTTCTCGCCCACCGCGACCGGGTGGAGGCGGCCTGGCAGCGGCTCGACGGTGTTCTCGCGCAGGCCCGCGCGGCCGGGCGCATCCTCGATTTCTGGTGGCGCGACGATGACGCAGTGGCGCCGACACCCGCGCTCGACGCGCTGCTCGCCCGCGCCGCGCGCTGGCAGGTGCCGCTCTCGCTCGCCGTCATCCCCGCCCGCGCCACCCCGGCGCTGGCCGCGCGGCTGCGCGAAGAGCGCCGGGTGACGGCGCTCGTGCATGGCCTGGCCCATGAGAACCACGCCCCGCCCGATCAGAAGAAGGCCGAATTCGGCGCGCATCGCCTTGCCGAGGTGATGGCCGTCGAAGCCCGCAGCGCCAGCGAACGGATCGAGGCGATGTTCGGCGCGCAGGCGCGGCCAGTCTTCGTGCCGCCCTGGAACCGCATCGCGCCGGCGCTCGTGCCCATGCTGGCGGACGAGGGCTATGCCGCGCTTTCCACCTTCAAGCGCCGCACCACGCGTGAGGCCGCGCCGGGGCTTGTCGCGCTCAACACCCATTGGGATCCGATTGACTGGAAGGGCGGCGGCGGGCTCGCCGACGAGGTCGGGCTGATCGACCTCATGGCCGGCCTCATCACCGAGGAACTGGCATCACCGCCGGGCACGCTGGAGCCCATCGGCCTGCTCACCCACCACCTCGTGCATGATGGCTGGATCGACCGTTTCATCGACACGATGATCGGCCGGCTGCTGGATTCAGGGGTCGCGCGCTTCGTCGCGCTGGGCGATCAGCTTGAGACCGGACGCCGGTAG
- a CDS encoding ABC transporter permease, with protein MSAPAAPELSSTLPPAGAPLPHYVATGAFDPKAMEPMTPEQERVTLASQLTLMWWKFKRHRLALASGIFLAVLYAAILICEFLAPYNYQERHTDFIRSPPQAIHLFHQGSFVGPFTYGLNYKLDMDTLRRTYTEDTSRVYPVRFFCRGDSYQFWGMIEGNRHLMCPGEGGTLFLLGTDRLGRDMLSRLIYGARISLTIGLIGIAVSFTLGVVIGGLAGYYGGLFDLLVQRVIEVVQSLPHIPLWLALSSIMPPSWSPIVVYFGITVILGLMDWTGLARAVRSKLLSLREDDYVVAAQLMGARTPRIVFRHLVPGFMSHLIAMATIAIPSMILGETALSFLGLGLRPPITSWGVMLNEAQNINIVVLYPWLILPVVPVIAVILAFNFLGDGLRDAADPYR; from the coding sequence ATGAGCGCGCCCGCCGCCCCGGAACTCTCGTCCACCTTGCCGCCCGCCGGCGCGCCGCTGCCGCATTACGTCGCCACCGGGGCCTTCGACCCCAAGGCGATGGAGCCGATGACCCCCGAGCAGGAGCGGGTCACGCTCGCCTCCCAGCTCACGCTGATGTGGTGGAAGTTCAAGCGCCACCGGCTGGCGCTGGCCTCCGGCATTTTCCTCGCCGTGCTCTACGCGGCGATCCTGATCTGCGAATTCCTCGCGCCCTATAACTACCAGGAGCGCCACACCGACTTCATCCGCAGCCCGCCGCAGGCCATCCACCTGTTCCATCAGGGCAGCTTCGTCGGGCCGTTCACCTATGGGCTGAACTACAAGCTCGACATGGACACGCTGCGCCGGACCTATACCGAGGACACCAGCCGCGTGTACCCCGTGCGGTTCTTCTGCCGGGGCGACAGCTACCAGTTCTGGGGGATGATCGAGGGCAACCGGCACCTGATGTGTCCGGGCGAGGGCGGCACGCTGTTCCTGCTCGGCACCGACCGGCTGGGCCGCGACATGCTCTCGCGCCTCATCTATGGGGCGCGCATCTCGCTGACCATTGGCCTCATCGGCATCGCCGTCAGCTTCACGCTCGGCGTCGTGATCGGCGGTCTCGCCGGCTATTATGGCGGGCTGTTCGACCTCCTGGTGCAGCGGGTGATTGAGGTCGTGCAGTCGCTGCCGCATATCCCGCTCTGGCTGGCGCTGTCCTCCATCATGCCGCCGAGCTGGAGCCCGATCGTGGTCTATTTCGGCATCACGGTGATCCTCGGGCTGATGGACTGGACCGGGCTCGCCCGCGCCGTGCGCTCCAAGCTCTTGTCGTTGCGCGAGGATGATTATGTCGTCGCCGCCCAGCTCATGGGCGCGCGCACGCCGCGCATCGTCTTCCGGCATCTGGTGCCCGGCTTCATGAGCCACTTGATCGCCATGGCGACCATCGCCATTCCCTCGATGATCCTCGGCGAGACCGCGCTCTCCTTCCTCGGCCTCGGCCTGCGCCCGCCCATCACCAGCTGGGGCGTGATGCTGAACGAGGCGCAGAACATCAACATCGTCGTGCTCTACCCCTGGCTGATCCTGCCGGTGGTGCCGGTGATCGCGGTGATCCTCGCTTTCAACTTCCTCGGCGACGGCCTGCGCGACGCGGCCGACCCCTATCGCTGA
- a CDS encoding glycosyltransferase family 4 protein — protein sequence MRCLFLAPLKSPDHPVPSGDRTMARLFLKLLRQIGYEAELASPFRSFHTDPARVDWTALEREAAQEVERILAATRPSEIACVFTYHVYYKAPDLIGPALAARLGVPYVIAEASRAPKRAAGPFAEGHRRAEAAMDAATLILTPTAADREVLDRLRPPYQRVVDLKPFLDLTDWPLAGAPAAPRGAGPVRLVTLAMMRAGDKLASYRQLAQALAGVEAPWTLDIIGDGPACAEVEAAFAPFGACVRFHGAITDRAALGGLFHASDLFVWPGVNEAFGAVYLEAQAHGLPCLAGGYGGIADTMMPGTTGLITPAGDIPAFRAALIDLIAAPARRRAMGEAAARFIAAERDLPEAAATLQAAFRASDVPLPEDRA from the coding sequence ATGCGCTGCCTGTTCCTCGCGCCGCTGAAATCGCCAGACCACCCGGTGCCCTCGGGCGACCGGACCATGGCGCGGCTCTTCCTCAAGCTGCTGCGCCAAATCGGTTATGAAGCGGAGCTGGCCTCCCCTTTCCGCAGCTTCCATACCGACCCGGCACGGGTGGACTGGACGGCGCTGGAGCGGGAAGCGGCGCAGGAGGTGGAGCGCATCCTCGCCGCCACCCGGCCGTCGGAGATCGCCTGCGTCTTCACCTACCACGTCTATTACAAGGCGCCGGACCTGATCGGCCCCGCCCTCGCGGCACGGCTGGGCGTGCCCTATGTGATCGCGGAAGCCTCCCGCGCCCCGAAGCGCGCGGCGGGCCCCTTCGCGGAAGGCCACCGGCGGGCGGAGGCGGCGATGGACGCCGCGACGCTTATCCTCACGCCCACAGCCGCCGACCGCGAGGTGCTGGACCGGCTGCGCCCGCCGTATCAGCGTGTCGTCGATCTCAAGCCCTTCCTGGATCTCACCGACTGGCCGCTGGCTGGCGCGCCTGCCGCGCCGCGCGGCGCCGGGCCGGTCCGCCTCGTCACGCTGGCCATGATGCGGGCGGGCGACAAGCTTGCCTCCTACCGTCAGCTGGCGCAGGCGCTGGCCGGCGTCGAGGCGCCCTGGACCCTCGACATCATCGGCGACGGCCCCGCCTGCGCGGAGGTCGAGGCGGCTTTTGCTCCCTTCGGCGCCTGCGTGCGCTTCCATGGCGCGATCACCGACCGCGCGGCGCTCGGGGGCCTGTTCCACGCCTCCGACCTGTTCGTCTGGCCGGGCGTGAACGAGGCGTTCGGTGCGGTGTATCTGGAGGCGCAGGCGCATGGCCTGCCCTGCCTTGCCGGTGGCTATGGCGGCATCGCCGATACGATGATGCCCGGCACCACCGGCCTCATCACCCCCGCCGGCGACATCCCCGCCTTCCGAGCGGCGCTGATCGACCTCATCGCCGCCCCCGCCCGCCGCCGGGCCATGGGTGAGGCCGCCGCCCGCTTCATCGCGGCCGAGCGTGACCTGCCTGAAGCGGCGGCGACGCTTCAAGCGGCGTTCCGCGCCAGCGATGTACCCCTGCCGGAGGACCGCGCATGA
- a CDS encoding class I SAM-dependent methyltransferase, which produces MSETSTSGLSRLEKTLFRLEAQHACLAYAFDAIAALPGPVVEFGLGLGRTFDHLRRHLPDREIFVFDRVNKAYPDCQPDPAHLLLGEIEETLPPLALGLAGRVVLANADLGSFDRESNRAVAAMCARLLPPLLAPGGLIMSDLPLALEGFETVKLPPGAREGRYYLYRRPVSS; this is translated from the coding sequence ATGTCCGAAACCTCGACGTCTGGCCTGTCGCGCCTTGAGAAGACGCTGTTCCGGCTGGAGGCGCAGCACGCCTGCCTTGCCTATGCCTTCGACGCCATCGCCGCTCTTCCCGGCCCGGTGGTGGAGTTCGGCCTCGGCCTCGGGCGCACCTTCGATCACCTGCGCCGCCATCTGCCGGACCGGGAGATCTTTGTTTTCGACCGGGTGAACAAGGCTTATCCCGACTGCCAGCCGGACCCTGCGCATCTCCTCCTCGGCGAGATCGAAGAAACGCTGCCCCCGCTCGCCCTGGGCCTTGCCGGGCGGGTGGTGCTGGCCAATGCCGATCTCGGTTCCTTCGACCGTGAGAGCAACCGCGCGGTGGCGGCGATGTGCGCCCGTCTGCTGCCCCCGCTCCTCGCGCCGGGCGGGCTCATCATGTCCGACCTGCCATTGGCGCTTGAGGGTTTTGAGACGGTGAAGCTGCCGCCGGGGGCGCGGGAAGGGCGCTACTATCTCTACCGGCGTCCGGTCTCAAGCTGA